A section of the Phaseolus vulgaris cultivar G19833 chromosome 8, P. vulgaris v2.0, whole genome shotgun sequence genome encodes:
- the LOC137824517 gene encoding uncharacterized protein produces MERPKLLRAKALKELSPADREALETRVTALEEEKKTLGCQNEAYQTFLKQAQESKAEAEGQLAEALELQTDFYVREVALKVQVTSLQNIVEAYEKAQKDLKARCCEQTGAMERMEGKIASQTQAMGLLRADYDKLQIEVNRLNVEKEALEKQVASGDTIIGELEKDKKTLIQEMAGTFEEGFQEALAQAVCTNPGIDISSCDSTHHIVDGKVVPLEIDD; encoded by the coding sequence gccttggaaacaagggtaactgctctggaggaggaaaagaaaaccctGGGATGCCAAAACGAAGCTTACCAAACCTTCCTGAAgcaagcgcaagagtccaaagcagaagctgagggacaactggcagaggcgtTGGAGCTCCAGACTGACTTCTACGTCCGGGAAGTCGCCCTCAAAGTTCAGGTGACGAGCCTTCAAAACATAGTTGAAGCTTACGAAAAAGCGCAAAAAGACTTGAAGGCCCGCTGCTGTGAGCAAACTGGCGCAATGGAGCGGATGGAAGGGAAAATTGCGTCCCAGACCcaagctatgggccttctccgggcggactacgacaaactgcaaaTCGAGGTCAACCGACTCAacgtggagaaggaggctttggagaagcaggtggcttCCGGGGACACTATCATTGGAGAACTAGAGAAGGACAAGAAGACcctcatccaggagatggcgggtactttcgaggagggattccaaGAAGCTTTGGCTCAAGCAGTCTGCACGAACCCGGGAATCGACATTTCcagctgcgattccactcaccatATTGTTGATGGAAAAGTCGTGCCTTTGGAGATAGACGATTGA